TGATGAtgcaaatattgataaatgaCTGATTCTTTAATTACAGGAACTTCTCTTATTCTTCCTTTTCATTAAGGAAAAGGAACACACTGCTAACATTATCACACCAAACATTTTCGAATGACAGTACATTTTTTTAGGATATTAATTCAAAACTTGTGCTAAATCTGTTAATAGACCAGAGTGTACACGAACACTGCGTACAACCCAAAGACTCCCCCACCAGGTCTGAAGAGACGCCTGTTACTCCTGTTGAGAACGATGGAGGGAGAACGGAGGCAGGGACAGAGGAAGTCCTCCTCACTACTGAGCAACAGATCGTGCAGGACATCCTGGACAAGGGTAAGAAGAAGAAATCTGTTAGAATTAGAAAATGATGTTAGAAACCATTATATAGacagtataatataaaattgcatttcatACTCATCACAATTGTTTGTGTGATAACAGGCCACGTTCACAAGCAATATGAAATCGGACGCATGCTTGGTGAAGGAGGATGTGGCAGTGTTTATGAAGGGACTCGCTGCGAGGATGGACTTAAGGTACACAATTTGATCTGTTTAGGATTTATGACTAGAGTGATCTCAACTATCTCCTCGTGCTAATTATTAGTTCTTTGTTTTGTTGATTAGGTGGGTGTGAAATGTTCAGAGAAGACGCCAGACATGTCATATATCAGTGTGGTGAGTAGACTGCACTCTCATTGTCTCTTATTCACCGTTTTCAGTTGATCACACCCTATATTAATTTTAACCACAGTCTACAATTGAGCTTTACTAGGCATTATTTGTGTATAATTTGGGAAACCACCTTCATTTAAGCATCATGTTTTCTTTCTGTCAGCCTGGTCATCCCAATCGTCTGCCAATGGAGATTGGCCTGATGCTCATGGCCAACAATGGCCCCAGCGTTTCCCAGATCATTAAGCTGCTCGACTGGGAGGATGACACAGATCACTACGTGATAGTCATGGAGCGACCAGTGCCTTGCGTGGATTTGTTTACTTTCGTGGATGATGAAGAAAAGCTTGACGAGGGGATTGCAAGAAATATTATGCGGCAGATCATTGATGCTGCTCAAACTTGCTGTGATCGTGGCGTCTTCCATCGTGATATAAAACTGGAGAACATCTTGGTGAACCAGGACACCATGGAGGTCAAATTAATTGACTTCGGGTGCGGGACAGTCATGAAGAAATCTACCTTCGAATCCTTTAGTGGTATGTGTTATGAAGTGCTTTATTAATTACCTCACAGATACACATCTTATATGAACTCAACATGCTGTGATAATTGATTAAACATCAGACATCTTTCCTGCAGGCACGAAAGAGTACTGTCCACCTGAGTTCAACTTGAAGGGCAGGTACCAAGCAAAGCCAACCACAGTGTGGACACTAGGGTTCATCTTGTTTGAAATGGTGTGCGGGGAATGCCCTACATCCTACGACCATCACAAGATCAGTGTGAACCTCTGGACCAGACCTGGCTTGTCAAAAGGTGAGATCTTCATCGAACAATAAACTCCAGGTCATACAAAAAGGACCAATAGCTTCAAAGAGAGCAGGTGTAAAGTATACGTTTATAATCAAACATCTCTCTTTTTTGTCTCTTCACAGAATGCCGCCAGATGATTTGTGATTGTCTGCAGCCTGATCCAGAGAAGAGACTCAGTCTGGACGAGATGCATCTCCACGACTGGTTTAAGGTACTAAGACTAAGACTAGTTACGCTTTTTGTTGGTTTAGTTTGATCAACAGTCGCCATGAACTTAAGATAATTTTTCTGCAAAAGTGAAGTATTTAGACAAATAATGCCGATTTATCTTTTGTTTCAGGTCACAGAGTAAAACACAACCTCAGAAAACAACTCCTGTCAAGGCCACCCTGTTGTTTTCTGTCTTCAGTCAGCTTTGTGTCTGGTGGACTGACACGAGAGACCTTTCCATCAGTCCACTCTGGCCTTAGCGTATTGCAGGCCCTTGTCTTGAATTAAAGCAGTCTGACTGTATTGCTTGCTTGGGGAtctgcaaataataattaattgtttatttggatttgtttatttattataaggaAGTTGATAAGAACATTTCTAAGGAATTTTGtaagaaaatgtgaaaagaatTTATTTTGTAAGAAAATTTGTTTGGAATTTTGTAAGAAAATGTGTgaggaaaatataataaaattatatacttttatcgTTTGTGAATGCTTAAATTTAATGAGTTAAAATGTAATGATGCTTAATgtgacaagtggggcggggccaagagccgTGTGAACGAGTTGAGGACgttgacatttttgggtgaacaaaattttgtccactgtattttttgttggttttcattaaACACCCCCTTTGAAATGAAAAGGACCCCCCATTACctcaggtagggtgaccagacgtcccgaaaaaaacgggacagtcccgaaatctaaactgttgtcccgaatcccgaatctggccctaactgtcccgaaaattatactaaagcaaaatcttgtgAAGTTATTGTCTgattaacattaaaaactgtctgcggactCGGAGGTTGAGTCTCCCTGCAACCAGCCCCCAccggctgttcattggctgcagcatcttttttctaagttctaaaaaaataccgcaGGTGgctaggcacaaatttagatattcatttatctaattaatctagatgcacaaagacaatacaaccttttttcccctttttgttttaaagcttgatgaagagagcgcaagttgctgtaGCTGCGAGGGGGACAGTGATGCAcacgtacaggagtgattgacagttcacagcactgtacaaaaaaatactccgctacacaattatttctttattttcctttaagCTTATTGGCGTTAGCgctacagaaaggtctgatttacgcactgttactgtcattgttttttttttctttctttttacaatgacatttgagttcatgattgtattgttgttttttttgtggcagactaaagaCTAATGACAAACtcttgatctttgaataaaaatgtgttaagttaaggtttgaaattcattaccttttattataggctacgaagtctaatatcataagccccccatCCCATCATCCAATACAGCAGAAACCGCCCTTTTTTTCAAAAGtacattatgtgcagacagagtcttcgactgcctaacacaaagtaaaataacacaaagtaccgataagaataccgttaaagtaccggaccgtcagtaagatctgacgctatcggttctgctttcagtactggagggaaaaaatttatgtactatgtatttttgcttaataatgttatcgtgcaaaTTTCACCAACGGCACCAGGGGGGGTCTTAGGGGGTCTCaagcaggcggcaaggaagtcgaccggaagttgaagtcggtcGGGTGCCACCATCTTGTAGAAGAACTTCACTTGCAttcccattgacctcccattcattttggcgtcacttttaCAGCGAATAATTTTATATCTGAGgagtttaaagactccatttgtccattatttatttctaaagatacacgacaatgtataaagggctccattaccttctatgttacattatggccccgtagaaacagtttttgtaaaaataggcaaacgattgcgtcataaccactcgactctctgtcgcattaccgtacagacaggaggagaagctcgcaggcaattaacttaatatggcgtactcagggccggattaaccatacgggcaactgggcaattgcccagggGCCCAAGACCTCTAAAGGGCCCAGGGAAGCAAGGGCACGAGCAAAATACTGTATCTGGTAATCTCCcgttttatattaaacaaactgtcAACACGGGCTTTTGCGCGCTGCACAGAAGAGACGCTGCGCTGCCTATGACTTTGAACGTGAGCTAAGTGGGAGCGAGAAgcagaaattaaaaaaggaaaggacATCAGAAACGCAGAAAATTTTAAGTATATACCTAAAATAGGCAATTCCTTCATTCCTGATAATGTTGCAGACAGTTCTGTTAAGTCAGCTTCCGTCAACGACGAGGACAACTCAGCTAGCCAGGACTTTTCTACACCGCCAGCTTACGTTTGCAGCCCAGAGAGAGAAGAGCATTTCAAATTCAGACATGCACTTCGTCGTTATTTAGGacttaaattgtgtgttttgccaGATTGTGTAGCATTTATTGTCTTCTTCAGAGAAATTGacagatttctaaatgtttatgtagcactaaaatgtttaactggttaattgtgctgtgatatattgttgttctattttaaaacaagttaaaatgagctttttccttgaggtgccagcttcattaaaatgctgtaaattgttgtGGAGAGATAACTGGCATACTTCAAATTGTTTGTGTTGGACTAATAACTTTGCCTTGTTGAATTCTGAGGAAACAGGGTCACCCTGTCAGGGTGATTACTGCTTAAAATGAGCTGAGGACCAAATTGTTTCTTGATGTGTTGTCTGTGGTCTTCTGTTATAGCTCtatcaattcaatacatttctattggGGATAAATGTTGTTAAATCAACTATGGTTTGAAAGTggttgcttatttattcatttttgtgaaaatggaggaAATTTCCCTCCCTCTCAATGTGGTGGGTCAATTTTACCAGATTATTCAGACGCTGATgtattttgttttcatagcatcatacgtgagtgaatgtctttgataggggacatagtagtgcatttgtagttctatgagcatttaaatatttgtaaatcaaaatacacctgatgacagttaaaatttgaagtattgagtatatttactgtatattacagtaatatattctgtatatgaccatatttatggtgatcctggggtcgtgatgatggggcccttgaatattgttgcccagggtacaacaaagtgttaatctggccctgggcgtactggcgttacattttaaaatactatacaaaataattaatcagaatacttactcctgctcactcacgccaaagaactccccgctcaagctcgccgtctctgcaagattaacgatggcagtttgcacgcacagctactagaagatttacatctgtcagacaggttgctgacgtcgtcaagcttcgtttgagtctgcgcagaaacggaagtgctaaaaatagctaaaaacgggcttcaattgtctcaattgaattccaatggggtcgctgtgtccatttcttttactgtctatgaaaaAACACCACGTTTTATTGATGACTCTTCTGTAtgtctctgattggccactgcattCATAAGTGTAACAGAatcgtttctgattggttatcatgaagcgttgtaTGAACGCGTCTCTGGCTCAGAGCCAGCCAGCGAACGCAGGTTTGAATTTAGCTGCTAATGCTGtgcactgaacgatctaatcactctggtgtgattgtatcaaatatatatatataaaatattacttgcCCTTTTTTGTCGTTTGGAAGCTCCATTTGATTGCCCtgcacacaggtgcatctcaataaattaaaatgttgtggaaaagtttgtttatttcagttattcaactcaaaatgtgaaatttctgtattaaataaattcaatgcacacagactgaagtagataagtctttggttattttaattgtgatgattttggctcatatttaacaaaaccccaccaatggCCTTCTGGAaggtatgttaatttactgtactcaATACCTGGTACCTTTTGCTTTAGCCTCAATTCGGATcatgaaatatgatttattctgaagcaatatTCTTATCAGATTTCTATGAGCACTGACATATAaatctgcatgtttttttatatttaatccaaGGGCATTTTATTCCTTTATGGAGGGCATTTCCCCTCAACCTCATTAATATGtcatctttcatttaaaattcttacatttaatcaataaattcaaTTATACTAATATGATTATTGTAATCTCTACGTTATCAAATTAAATaaggtacactgaaaaaaatacaagTGCACTGAATAATGTTatgaaattgtttaaaatattttttgggaaTATACAAACAAGAagtcagtggtggacgaagtacacaaatcaagtacttgagtaaaagtacagatacatatgataaaatattactccagtaaaagtaaaagtactcctttttcaattttactcaagtgaaagtacaaaagtactcaattttttatgtacttaagtaaaaaatactgcaagatagatgtttgcaattttatataggctacttaatttaattttatattagcacatttttttttttttataatcctactgctcaaaataccttggattttttccaaaataaccactatatggagtcaagatatttttgttgttgatatggactacactgatgagagtaatgttaactgtgaagcttacactgtgatgtacctgagaaaaaacagagatgaccatctgattttcaccagtaagaaaaaagtattttaaagttagttgttttacagaacatcaaagttacagtacagaccaaaagtttggacacaccttctcattcaaagggttttctttgttttcatgactatgaaaattgtagagtcacactgaaggcatcaagggctatttgaccaagaaggagagtgatggggtgctgcgccagatgacctggcctccacagtcaccggacctgaacccagccgagatggtttaggggtgagctggaccgcagacagaaggcaaaagggccaacaagtgctaagcatctctcggggaactccttcaagactgttggaagaccatttcaggtgactacctctagaagctcatcaagagaatgccaagagtgtgcaaagcagtaatcaaagctaaaggtggctactttgaagaacctacaatatgacatattttcagcttaacacttttttgttatgtatataactccatatataattccacatgtgttaattcatagttttgatgccttcagtgtgaatatactattttcatagtcatgaaaataaagaaaactctttgaatgagaaggtgtgtccaaacttttggtctgtactgtacataacaaaaaagtatgaaacaattaaaaatacgtcatatttatattctatactctgagagagagagagagagagagagagtgtgtgtgtgtgtgtgtgtgtgtgtgagagagagagagagagatagagagagagagagaggagaaatgtaacagtttaatgttgtatgtaaactgtgtttgagagagagagagagagagagagagagagaggtgttcagagaggagtctgttggatgtttagctgttatttgttttatggactcaatgttgaaaatgtaaaacatttcaaacactgttggcagaagtgaaaaataaataattttaggaagttacaattttgcttaattccatgatgtattttactgaacatgagtatttacaatgcaaatccaaattattttaatttactgacagttacttatatcttgtcttttaactttattcagatcagattctgcaggtaaaatatcaatattaaggtgacttgacttggacttgacttgacatagacttgacttgacttgcccaagaaaaaaatacttgggacttacttgagacttgaaggttaagacttgagacttacttgagacttgcacatgtgtgacttggtcccatctctggagcacgtgatatattatagggagtaacgatatgttttatgaaatgtagtgaagtaaaaagtacgattttattcTTTGgaatgtactgaagtaaaagttaaagttgctcaaaataaaactgctccagtaaagtacagatacttgaaaaatgtacttaagtacagtaacgaagtaaagctactccgttactgtccaccactgcaagAAGTTATGTTGGAAAtgatactttttaactaaattaaaccGCCAGTAGGTGTCAGCAGTGAGCGTTTAATAAGTGAGTCACTGAGTTGTTCATTTAAGTGATccgttcaaacagctgattcatcaGATGTTTATGTATGAgctactgaatcattgactcaactgATTCGTTCAGAACATGGAATTATTCTGGAATGAATCGGCTGTTTTCCGTGAGGTGCGCTGTGGTTCTGCCTAAAATGTAAGTGacctaatattattataattgcttATTGAACTGTTAATTGTTCTATTGAACGGTAGTAATGGTGAAAACGTTGTTTGATGTTGCATaactaactttattttaaatataaaaacttcatttagattttttaccTCAGCATGCTTAACTTAACGTTGCTTGTCTGGCGTTAATGAAGCGTCAATGTCGACCCTCGGAGTCTCTGTGCGAGGATCAAACCCTGGACGGCCCCGGCCCAATTTAAACCCGGGTTGTTTACGAGAATACAAGAGGCcttctgttttcttctgtttctttatGGCTTTAAGTTTAAGGTGTCATAAAATTGATAAAACTGCTATATTTACAACCCGCGATGTACACGATACAATAAATAATCGTTAGCATTGAACATCATTGAATATGAATGTTATCGTTTGAAAGGACCAGATGacgtatatatatttttttcttttttgtattccaTTCCGCGCGGGAATTTATGACGTCACAATTCGCCCATGAAGGTATATAAAGGCGCAAAAATCACTTGCTCATTTTGTGCTTTGAAGTCTTGGAAGTAACATATTTGGTAGCGACTGTTAGCGACTGACAAACGGTGTTATCATGGGACTGCTTTCAAAACTCAAAGAAGCGACTGGTTCGGAGTGTGTACAAGAACCCTGTGTACACCCCAGAGACTCCCCCATCATGACGGAGAACCATCAACCGGCGCCGGTTGGTTCTCTTGAGAGCGATGGAGGGAGATCGATGAAGAGCTTCTGGAAGTGGGCCGTTTTTCACTTTCCTTCCAGCCGAAGGGGAACATATGACCTGGCCAAAGCCGAGGAGAAATACGGGACAGAGGCGGAAATTCAGTGGAGAGATAGCGATGGTACACTCACATCAAAACTCATCAATCACTAAATATTCAGTCACAGGAATTTCTGTTATTCCCccttatcattattataaaataatataattataaaaatgatcaCGATCCCGAAACACTGCTGTAACAGGAAAcatattattattgctttatttttttaagagtttaaatTGTAGGATATAAATTCAATTCAGACCTATTCCTAAATCAAGAACAGAATAATTTGAGTATGTAATATTtcactcttttatttatttatttaattgatattatAGATCCAGCTCCTGAAGACCTCCTTGCATCTGAGAAACAGCAGAAACACAGCGTCCTGGACAagagtaaaattaataaatatatgagaattagaaaatgttattataaatactTTTGTACAGAATCAAATTTACATGaaaaattgtatttcataattACCTCAATTGTTTGTCTGTTAATAGACCAGAGTGAACTCTGTGTACATCCCAAAGACGGCCCCATCACATCAGAGAGCCGTCATCCTCATGTGTCTGAGATTGATGGAGGAAGAGAGAAGGAAGGGagtgaggagaagaagaagaagaagaagagcttcTGGAAGTGGCCTGCTCTTCATTTTCCTTGCATTGGAGCTGGAACATATGATCTGGCCGAAGTGGAAGAGAAACACTGGATAGAGGCGGGAACGCACTGGAGAGATATCGATGGTACACTCACATCAAATATTGATAAAGCACAAAATATTCAATTACAGGAATTTCTGCTATTCCTCCTTTTCATTATTATAACATAATTATAACAACAATCAGTCTCCCAAAAACACTGCTGTGATTACCACAccaaacattttaaagtaacattattcttttctttttttaagagttAACATTTTAGGATATACATTCAATTGAGACCTAATCCTAAATCAAGAACCATATTAATTTGAGTATGTTATATTTtacccttttaatttttttatttcatatttagatCCAGCTCCTGAAGACCTCCTTGCTGCTGAGAAACAGCAGAAACACAGCGTCCTGGACAAGAGTAAGATTCATAAATATATGAGAATtaggaaatattattatatatacttgtacagaattaaatttacatttaaaattgaatttcATATTTACCTCAGTTGTTTGTCTGTTAATAGACCAGAGTGAACTCTGTGTACATCCCAAAGACGGCCCCATCACATCAGAGAGCCGTCATCCTCATGTGTCTGAGATTGATGGAGGAAGAGAGAAGGAAGGGagtgaggagaagaagaagaagaagaagagcttcTGGAAGTGGCCTGCTCTTCACTTTCCTTGCATTGGAGCTGGAACATATGATCTGGCCGAAGTGGAAGAGACACAATGGACAGAGGCGGGAACGCACTGGAGAGATAGAGATGGTACACTCACAAAAACATGTCATGATGAtgcaaatattgataaatgaCTGATTCTTTAATTACAGGAACTTCTCTTATTCTTCCTTTTCATTAAGGAAAAGGAACACACTGCTAACATTATCACACCAAACATTTTCGAATGACAGTACATTTTTTTAGGATATTAATTCAAAACTTGTGCTAAATCTGTTAATAGACCAGAGTGTACACGAACACTGCGTACAACCCAAAGACTCCCCCACCAGGTCTGAAGAGACGCCTGTTACTACTGTTGAGAACGATGGAGGGAGAACGGAGGCAGGGACAGAGGAAGTCCTCCTCACTACTGAGCAACAGCTCGTGCAGGACATCCTGGACAAGGGTAAGAAGAAGAAATCTGTTAGAATTAGAAAATGATGTTAGAAACCATTATATAGacagtataatataaaattgcatttcatACTCATCACAATTGTTTGTGTGATAACAGGCCACATTCACAAGCAATATGAAATCGGCCGCATGCTTGGTGAAGGAGGATGTGGCAGTGTTTATGAAGGGACTCGCTGCGAGGATGGACTTAAGGTACACAATTTGATCTGTTTAGGATTTATGACTAGAGTGATCTCAACTATCTCCTTGTGCTAATTATTAGTTCTTTGTTTTGTTGATTAGGTGGCTGTGAAATGTTCAGAGAAGACGCCAGACATGTCATATATCAGTGTGGTGAGTAGACTGCACTCTCATTGTCTCTTATTCACCGTTTTCAGTTGATCACACCCTATATTAATTTTAACCACAGTCTACAATTGAGCTTTACTAGGCATTATTTGTGTATAATTTGGGAAACCACCTCCATCTAAGCATCATGTTTTCTTTCTGTCAGCCTGGTCATCCCAATCGTCTGCCAATGGAGATTGGCCTGATGCTCATGGCCAACAATGGCCCCAGCGTTTCCCAGATCATTAAGCTGCTCGACTGGGAGGATGACACAGATCACTACGTGATAGTCATGGAGCGACCAGTGCCTTGCGTGGATTTGTTTACTTTCGTGGATGATGAAGAAAAGCTTGACGAGGGGATTGCAAGAAATATTATGCGGCAGATCATTGATGCCGCTCAAACTTGCTGTGATCGTGGCGTCTTCCACCGTGATATAAAACTGGAGAACATCTTGGTGAACCAGGACACCATGGAGGTCAAATTAATTGACTTCGGGTGCGGGACAGTCATGAAGAAATCTACCTTCGAATCCTTTAGTGGTATGTGTTATGAAGTGCTTTATTAATTATCTCACAGATACACATCTTATATGAACTCAACATGCTGTGATAATTGATTAAACATCAGACATCTTTCCTGCAGGCACGAAAGAGTACTGTCCACCTGAGTTCAACTTGAAGGGCAGGTACCAAGCAAAGCCAACCACAGTGTGGACACTAGGGTTCATCTTGTTTGAAATGGTGTGCGGGGAATGCCCTACATCCTACGACCATCACAAGATCAGTGTGAACCTCTGGACCAGACCTGGCTTGTCAAAAGGTGAGATCTTCATCGAACAATAAACTCCAGGTCATACAAAAAGGACCAATAGCTTCAAAGAGAGCAGGTGTAAAGTATACGTTTATAATCAAacatctctcttttttctctcttcacagaaTGCCGCCAGATGATTTGTGATTGTCTGCAGCCTGATCCAGAGAAGAGACTCAGTCTGGACGAGATGCATCTCCACGACTGGTTTAAGGTACTAAGACTAAGACTAGTTACGCTTTTTGTTGGTTTAGTTTGATCAACAGTCGCCATGAACTTAAGATAATTTTTCTGCAAAAGTGAAGTATTTAGACAAATAATGCCGATTTATCTTTTGTTTCAGGTCACAGAGTAAAACACAACCTCAGAAAACAACTCCTGTCAAGGCCACCCTGTTGTTTTCTGTCTTCAGTCAGCTTTGTGTCTGGTGGACTGACACGAGAGACCTTTCCATCAGTCCACTCTGGCCTTAGCGTATTGCAGGCCCTTACCTTGAATTAAAGCAGTCTGACTGTATTGCTTGCTTGGGGAtctgcaaataataattaattgtttatttggatttgtttatttattataaggaAGTTGATAAGAACATTTCTAAGGAATTTTGTAAGAAAATGTGTgaggaaaatataataaaattatatatttatatcgtTTGTGAATGCTTAAATTTAATGAGTTAAAATGTAATGATGCTTAATGTCACAAGTAGGGCGGGGCaaagagccgtgggaacgggtTGAGGACgttgacatttttgggtgaactaaattttgtccactgtattttttgttggttttcattaaACACCCCCTTTGAAATGAACAGGACCCCCCATTACctcaggtagggtgaccagacgtcccgaaaaaaaaaacaggacagtcccgaaatctaaactgttgtcccgaatcCCGAATGTGGCCCTAactgtcccgaaaattatactaaagcaaaatcttgtgtagttattgtctgattaacattaaaaactgtctgcggactCGGAGGTTGAGTCTCCCTGCAACCAGCCCCCAccggctgttcattggctgcagcatctatatatatatattttttttttaaatatatttatttatttatttttgtgatcatttTATTCCTATTCCAAATGCAAATTTTCTTTTACCGATCATCTATATAGTTGCTTTTGAGTAGGATTCACaaacacattttgtaatttttctcgAAAGTAAATGTTAAGCAATGTTGTGTGAGTAAACACCGGTTCAGAACAGTATGTctgtaaaaaacaaatgtatctGTCCTCGTCAGTTAAAATTAGTC
This sequence is a window from Carassius auratus strain Wakin chromosome 43, ASM336829v1, whole genome shotgun sequence. Protein-coding genes within it:
- the LOC113061826 gene encoding serine/threonine-protein kinase pim-2-like — its product is MGLLSKLKEATGSECVQEPCVHPRDSPIMTENHQPAPVGSLESDGGRSMKSFWKWAVLHFPSSRRGTYDLAKAEEKYGTEAEIQWRDNDDPAPEDLLASEKQQKHSVLDKNQSELCVHPKDGPITSESHHPHLSEIDGGREKEGSEEKKKKKKSFWKWPALHFPCIGAGTYDLAEVEETQWTEAGTHWRDIDDQSVHEHCVQPKDSPTRSEETPVTPVENDGGRTEAGTEEVLLTTEQQIVQDILDKGHVHKQYEIGRMLGEGGCGSVYEGTRCEDGLKVGVKCSEKTPDMSYISVPGHPNRLPMEIGLMLMANNGPSVSQIIKLLDWEDDTDHYVIVMERPVPCVDLFTFVDDEEKLDEGIARNIMRQIIDAAQTCCDRGVFHRDIKLENILVNQDTMEVKLIDFGCGTVMKKSTFESFSGTKEYCPPEFNLKGRYQAKPTTVWTLGFILFEMVCGECPTSYDHHKISVNLWTRPGLSKECRQMICDCLQPDPEKRLSLDEMHLHDWFKVTE
- the LOC113061283 gene encoding serine/threonine-protein kinase PSK2-like: MGLLSKLKEATGSECVQEPCVHPRDSPIMTENHQPAPVGSLESDGGRSMKSFWKWAVFHFPSSRRGTYDLAKAEEKYGTEAEIQWRDSDDPAPEDLLASEKQQKHSVLDKNQSELCVHPKDGPITSESRHPHVSEIDGGREKEGSEEKKKKKKSFWKWPALHFPCIGAGTYDLAEVEEKHWIEAGTHWRDIDDPAPEDLLAAEKQQKHSVLDKNQSELCVHPKDGPITSESRHPHVSEIDGGREKEGSEEKKKKKKSFWKWPALHFPCIGAGTYDLAEVEETQWTEAGTHWRDRDDQSVHEHCVQPKDSPTRSEETPVTTVENDGGRTEAGTEEVLLTTEQQLVQDILDKGHIHKQYEIGRMLGEGGCGSVYEGTRCEDGLKVAVKCSEKTPDMSYISVPGHPNRLPMEIGLMLMANNGPSVSQIIKLLDWEDDTDHYVIVMERPVPCVDLFTFVDDEEKLDEGIARNIMRQIIDAAQTCCDRGVFHRDIKLENILVNQDTMEVKLIDFGCGTVMKKSTFESFSGTKEYCPPEFNLKGRYQAKPTTVWTLGFILFEMVCGECPTSYDHHKISVNLWTRPGLSKECRQMICDCLQPDPEKRLSLDEMHLHDWFKVTE